The Amycolatopsis nigrescens CSC17Ta-90 genomic interval GTGACGGCGGCCGCCGAGGCGCTGCACTACGCCCAGCCTTCGGTGAGCCACCACCTGGCCAGGCTGGAGGCCGAGGCCGGCGTGCCGCTGGTGCAGCGGGCCGGCCGGGGCGTCCGGCTCACCGAAGCGGGCAGGCTGCTGGCCGAACGCGCCGAGGAGATCCTCGGGCACGTGGAGTCGGTGCACACCGAACTCGCCGCGCACGCCGGGCTGCGCACCGGCCGGGTCCGACTCGCCGCGTTCCCGTCGGCGCTGGCCACCCTGGTGCCGGCGGCCGCGGCGCATCTGGCGGCCGAGCACCCCGGCATCGAACTCTCCCTCACCGAGGCCGAACCGCCGACCGCCATGACCGCGCTCCGCAACGGCGAAGTGGACGTCGCGCTGGTCTTCGAGCACCGCGCGACGGAACCGGCCGATCTCCGGCACACCACCCTGGTCCCGTTGCTGGAGGAACCGCTCTACCTGGTCACCCCCGCCGATCGCGACTGGCGGGGGCCGCGCTCGAAACTGGCCACCTACGCCGGCGAGCGCTGGATCGCCGGCTGCACCCGCTGCCGGGCGAACCTGGTGGCAGCCTGCGCGGCGGCCGGGTTCAGCCCGGAGATCAGGTTCGAGACCGACGACTACGTGGCGGTGCAGGCGCTGGTCGCGGCCGGACTCGGGGTCAGCATGCTGTCCGGGCTGGCGCTGACCGCGAGCCGCAACCCGGACGTACGGATCGACCGGATCCCCGGGAAACGCCGGCGCGTGCTGGTCGCGAACTACGGCCGACCACCGGCACCCCTGCCGGTGCAGGCGCTCGTCAAGGCGCTCGAAGCGACCGGCCCGACCGGGGCATGGCCGCGCTGAACCGCGCTAGGGTCTGGCGCATGGCGCGTGTACTGGCGAGTGTGGTGGGTGTCGCGGCGTTGACTTTCACGTTGATCGTGCCGGCGGCACAGGCGCGACCCGCGCCGTCCGCTGCCGCGGCAATTGTGGAGGACCAGATGAGCAGCGGCTTCGACCGGGAGCTCCGGCGCCGCATCGCGGCGGCACAGGCCTACGCGGAAAGCCGGCCCGGCGTGACCGGCGTCGTGGTCCGCGACCGGCGGACGGGTGCGGTGTGGCGCAACGCGAACGCGGCCACGCACGCATGGGGATGTTCCGTGCCGAAGCTGGCGATGGCGGTGGACCTGCTGCTGCGCAACGACTCCGGCGCGGTCCGGCTGACCGACGAGGACCGCCGGCTGATCCACCTGATGCTCAACTCCAGCGACAACGACGCGGCGACCACGCTGTGGAACCGGTACGGCGGCGAGGACTTCGCCACCCGCTTCCCGTCCTACGGTATGACGGACATGCGGTTCACCGACGAGCACCCGCACACCTGGGGCTGGATCCTGACCACCCCGGACGATCTGGACCGGCTGATGAACCACGTGCTGGGCAAGCTGCCCGCCGCGCACCGCGACTACCTGGTCGGCGAGCTGCGGGCGGTGGACCCGAACCAGCAGTGGGGCGTCTGGGGCGCCGGCCCGGCCGCGGCGCCGGGCAACAAGAACGGCTGGGCCGACGACAACGACGACGGCTCCTGGATCATGAACTCGGTGGGTTTCGTCGGCCCGGAGGAACGGTTCAGCGTCGCGATCATGAGCAACACCCAGGTGGTTGAGAACGGTTTCGAGGTCGGCAAGGAGACCACGACGAAGATCAGCGCGATCTTGTTCCA includes:
- a CDS encoding serine hydrolase translates to MARVLASVVGVAALTFTLIVPAAQARPAPSAAAAIVEDQMSSGFDRELRRRIAAAQAYAESRPGVTGVVVRDRRTGAVWRNANAATHAWGCSVPKLAMAVDLLLRNDSGAVRLTDEDRRLIHLMLNSSDNDAATTLWNRYGGEDFATRFPSYGMTDMRFTDEHPHTWGWILTTPDDLDRLMNHVLGKLPAAHRDYLVGELRAVDPNQQWGVWGAGPAAAPGNKNGWADDNDDGSWIMNSVGFVGPEERFSVAIMSNTQVVENGFEVGKETTTKISAILFQGYFR
- a CDS encoding LysR family transcriptional regulator — translated: MFDLTRLRVLAAVAKEGSVTAAAEALHYAQPSVSHHLARLEAEAGVPLVQRAGRGVRLTEAGRLLAERAEEILGHVESVHTELAAHAGLRTGRVRLAAFPSALATLVPAAAAHLAAEHPGIELSLTEAEPPTAMTALRNGEVDVALVFEHRATEPADLRHTTLVPLLEEPLYLVTPADRDWRGPRSKLATYAGERWIAGCTRCRANLVAACAAAGFSPEIRFETDDYVAVQALVAAGLGVSMLSGLALTASRNPDVRIDRIPGKRRRVLVANYGRPPAPLPVQALVKALEATGPTGAWPR